One uncultured Carboxylicivirga sp. genomic window, AGAATCAAAGGAAGAACTGATTGATAAGGTCCGAGAAAAGGTTAGCGTATTGCCCGGAATTAATTTTGAGTTTTCACAACCCATTGAAATGCGCTTTAATGAATTGCTGACAGGAATTCGTGAGGATGTTGCGATAAAATTGTATGGAGACGATTTGGATATTCTGGCTAATAAAGCCGAAGAAATTTCAAAAATGATTGCTGGTATTGATGGCATTGCAGGTGTAAAAGCAGAAGCAACCCGTGGCTTACCCCAAATTACAGTGAGGTACAATCGCAATAAAATGGGTAGATATGGTTTGAATATCAATGAATTGAATACACTTATTGAAACTGCTTTTAGCGGTGGTGTAGCCGGAGTTATTTACGAAGGAGAGAAGATGTACGACTTAGTGGTGCGTTTAGATGAAGAGCATCGTACAAGTATAGATGATATTCGAAATTTATTTGTCAATTTACCCGATGGCAATCAAGTACCAATTAAGGAAGTTGCTGAAATAAGCTATCAACCTGGTCCTATGCAGATAAGTCGTGATAATACCAACAGACGAACTTATGTAGGCATTAATGTAGAAGGAAGAGATATAAAATCTCTGGTGGCTGAAATTCAGACCACCTTGGATGAAAAACTTGAATTACCTTCGGGATATTATATCCGCTATGGAGGGGCTTTTGAAAATCTTGAAAGGGCATCAAAACGTTTAGGATTTGTTGTTCCGCTTGCTTTGGCTTTGATATTTATGTTGGTGTTTTTTGCTGTAAAGTCGTTTAAGCAAACTCTAATGATATATGTTGCAGTTCCATTTGCTGCGGTGGGTGGTATTTTCTCATTATACCTAAGAGATATGCCGTTTAGTATTTCTGCCGGAGTTGGATTTATTGTTCTGTTTGGTGTGGCTGTGTTAAATGGATTGGTATTGATTTCAGGGTTTAATGAGCTGAAAGAAGAAGGTAAACTTCACATTAATGACATCATTAAAAAGGGAGCATTAAGACGTATCCGTCCTATCTTTCTGACAGCATCTACAGACATATTAGGTTTTATCCCAATGGCTCTTTCAACATCGGCAGGAGCTGAAGTTCAACAACCTTTAGCAACTGTGGTTATTGGAGGTATGCTTACGTCAACCCTATTAACCTTGGTGGTATTGCCTATATTATACAGGCTTGTTCATTCGGGTAAATTAAAAATAAAAATCCCAACCCCTAATAGTGCAATCATTGGAGTAATTTTAATTGTTGGAGGTTTGGGTTTTACAGGTAGCGTTAAAGCACAAAATCCAAGTTTAACCATGCAGCAGGTTATTGATAAAGCTCAGGAAAGTTATCCTGCTATTAAAGCAGCTCAATTAGATGTTGAAAAGCAACAAGCACTTAAAGCAACTTCGTATGACTTTGGAATTACATCTATCTATACTGGAAAAGAAGAAGTTGGAAATAACTTTTCTGGCGTTCACAACCAAATTGGAATTGGACAATCAGATATGGATTTGTTTGGCATTCCGGCAAAAAACAAATTAGCCAATGCTCGTGTTCAGCAAGCTGTTTCAAATCAAAATCTTACTAGTGTTTCAATAGAACGAGATGTAAGCATAACATGGTACAATGCTGTTTATGCTAAACAACAATGGTTGTTGTATAAACAACTCGATAGCCTTTATGCAAATTTTCAGAAGGCAGCTGAATTAAGATATAAAACACAGCAGACCTCAAAAATAGAATACCTATCTGCATCGGCAAAATATAAGGAATTGCAGATAAGCATAAAAAAAGCAGAAAGTAATTATATGGCAGCTTTGCAAATTCTGAATCAATATATTTTAATGCAAACGCCGTTTGATATAGATATTAAGGACGCTGATAAGCATGTTTTTATTGCGCCTTCAGTAACTGATTCTTTAAGTGAAAGTCCTATTCTTGATTACTACGCTTCAGGTATTAATGTAGCTGAATCTGAATGGAAAACTGAAAAATCAAATTACTTGCCCAAAGTTGACTTAGAATATAAGAAACAAACTGTTGATGGCAGTACTGGGTTTTATGGTTGGCAAGCGGGCATTTCTGTGCCATTGGTTTTCTTCTCACAAAATGGAAAAACCAAAGCGAGTAGGTTGAATTATCAGATTGCCGAACAAAACTATGAGCAAAAACTACTAGAGCTAAAGGCTGGGTATAACCAACAAATAAGCAGGTATCTTACTTTAAAAGAAGTACTCGATTACTATAAGAATGAAGCATTGCCATTGGCTGACGAGCAAATTTCGGCATCCAATCTGGCATATCGCTTAGGGAGTATTGACTATATTCAGTTTATTCAGAATATGGAAACCGCCATTAATACAAAGCAAGAATTCTTAAATCAACAGGTTGAGTATTTTGAATTATCGGCTCAATTAAAATTTATAACAGGTAAATAATCTTTAAAACAAGTATATAATGAAATCAAAAATATTTATAGCGCTTTTAGCCATAGCAACCCTCATGTCGTGTAACTCTGAAAAAAAGAACAATCACGATGGTGAAGAAAAAGAAGAACATGGAACCGAAGGAGTAGTAATCCTGAACAAGAACCAACAAGAAGCCCTAAAATTAAAATTAGGGACTATACAAATGCGAAATTTAACTACCGTTGTAAAAACAAATGGACAGCTCGAAGTACCGCCATCAAGCAGTGCCGATGTTACCGCTATTATTGGGGGTAATGTGAAAGCGATTAATGTTTTTCATGGCGACAAAGTAAGCAAAGGTCAATTGTTGGTTGTTCTTGAACATCCTGATTACATTGCTTTACAAGAAGAATTTGCTGAAATAGCAAGCAAACTCGAATTCATTGAAAAAGAATATGCCCGTCAAAAAGAACTGTTCGAAAGCAATGTCGGTGCAGGTAAAGATTATCAGCAAACTAAATCTGAGTATAATACCATTAAAGCAAAATATGCAGGTTTAAAATCACGATTACAATTGCTAAATCTTTCGCCCGATAAAGTTAAAGAAGGAACAATTACAAATACAATAAATATATACTCTCCCATTAATGGCTATGTTAATGAAGTGAATATTAAGTTGGGTACTTATGTTGATGCTAAAGACAAGCTTTTTGCAATTTCAGACAATAGTGAAATACACGCCGATTTTATGGTGTACGAAAAAGATGTTCATCTTGTAAAAGAAGGACAGAAAGTACATTTCACAGTATCCAATCGTCCTAATGAAGAATTTGATGCAACTGTTTTTGCTATCGGTAAAGAATTTGAATCCAGTTCAAGGGCTGTTCATATCCATGCCAAAATAAAGCAGAAAGTATCAGGTTTAATTCCGGGAATGTATATTTCAGGGCATTTACATACCGATGAGACACTTACTCAAACGCTACCAAATGATGCAATAGTAACAGAGGGTACAAAATCATTTATTTTTATTTTGGATAACGAAGCTCTTGAAGCAAACGAAGATGAAGACCATGATGAACATGAAGGGCATAATCATGAGGCAGAAGAAAAATCTGATGAACATACAGATAAGGATGAACATGCCGAACATGAAAATGATGAAGTACACAATGACAATGGCGAGTTAGCTTTCCGTATGGTGGAGGTTATAACCGGACTTAAAGACGATGGTTATACAGAAATACGACTAATTGACTCATTACCCGAAAACACACAAGTTGTATTGAATGCCGCCTATTATTTACTGTCGGATATGGGCAAAGAAGAAACTGAACATGACCATTAAAATTTGAAATTATGAAAGAAATAAAAGCATTTGTAAAACCTTTTAAGGTTAACGAAATAGCACATCAGCTAATAGATGCAGGCTTCCCAAATATTACCATTTCAATGGCTGAAGGAACAGGTAATTTTCAGGGTGAAGACCCCGGAATATCAACACATTTTTCCATTTCAGATAGTCCTATTGCAAAACTTGAATTGGTTTGCAAAGACCTTGATGAAGCAAAGATTGTAGCTATTATATCTGAACATGGGAAGACTGGAAATTCGGGGGATGGTCTTATCTATGTTTCCAATGTTGAACAAGTTTATCGTGTTAAAACAGGCGTTATAGCTGAATAATAAAACATGCTAATTTTTAAGGGGAGATTAAGGGAAAATACCTTCTTCCATCACTTTAACATCAGTGAATCTAGGTTATTAATTGATTGACAATCTCTTGATTTCCCCTTTCAAAATGGAGGCTTTTTCGGAATAATTCAGAATCTAACTTTGCAATCTGGTTGCACTAACAATAGCGTATCTTTACAAAGTATTATTCAAAATTTTAATTAGAATGTATCTGAATTTTAAGAAGTAAGAACAAGTAATTTTAAATGTTTAATTAAAAATATAAGTGATGAGTAAAATTAAAATCATTTCGTTAGTGATAATGCTTGTAAGCATACATTCATTATCTGCGCAGGGACAAGAAAATTTCTATTTCTCAAAAACAGTTGAAGGCTCATTCAAAGAAGTAACAACAAAAACAAAAGCAGTATTAAAAGAACAGGGTTTTGGAGTTATTACAGAAATTGACATGGATGTAAAACTAAAAGAGAAGTTAACCGATATTGAGATGAAACCCTATAAAATATTAGGAGTTTGCAATCCTTCTTTTGCATATAAAACAATGCAAATAGAAGAAAATATTGGTGTATTTCTACCGTGTAAAGCAATAGTCAAAGATATGGGTGATGGAAAGGTTGAAGTCGTAATTGTAAATCCTGCTGCATTGATGGGAATGCTAAATAAACCAGAGCTTGTTATAATTGCCAACGAAGTCTCTGATAAATTTCAGGCAGCTCTCGAAAAATTGTAATCATTTGTGCTAAAACAGAAAATATGTATCTATTCATTTTTTATTGCGTTTTTTTAACTGCCCTGTTTATCATTCCTAGCTATATTACTTTTAAAAGGACAGGCATTAATCCCTTTCAATTTAGTAAGGAAGAGACTGCAATAAATTATGTAGGCAAAGCGTATAAACTGATTTCATTGGTAGCTTTTATTACTATTTGTATCAATGCTTTTATGCCAAACTTGATGACTTATTTATTACCAATTGAATATCTACAAATAAAGAATCTGGTGTGGTTAGGTTTTGCACTGTTACATCTTTCTTTTATTTGGATATTTATTGCCCAACGCAATATGGCAAACGAATGGCGTATTGGCATTGATAATAAGAACAAGGTTAACCTTATTACCAAGGGATTATTTAGCATTTCTCGCAACCCTATTTTTCTAGGTGTAATTTTAGTGTTTTTAGGTTTGTTTTTAATTATTCCAAACACAATAACAGCTATAATACTTTTTACTGGCATACTAGTTATTCAGGTGCAAGTGAGACTTGAGGAAGAGTTTCTGTCGAAGGAGTTGGGTGAAGAATACGGTTTATATATGAAGAAGACAAAAAGGTGGTTAATATAACAACTTAAATTATGGCACATTCTCACGACCACTCGCATGGTCACATTCCATCATCAGGTTCAAATCACAATAAAGCCTTCGCCATTGGTATTGGTTTGAATATCGCTTTTGTCGTAATTGAATCTTTTTATGGAATTATAGCAAATTCATCTGCTTTGTTAGCGGATGCAGGTCATAATGCAAGTGATGTACTAAGCTTAATATTTGCATGGTTTGCTATTTGGTTAGCATCCAAAAAACCAAAAGGAAGATACACTTATGGTTTTAAGAAAACAACCATTTTAATATCAGTATTAAATGCGTTCCTGCTTTTTGGAGCTGTAATTGTGATTGGTTGGGATGCTGTTGACAAATTAATAAACCCTGAACCTGTCGCTGGCACTCAGGTTATGATTGTTGCAGGAATTGGAGTTGTAATTAATACCATTACTGCCCTTATGTTTTTAAAAGGTCAAAAAGATGATTTAAACATTAAAGGAGCTTTTCTTCACATGGCTGCTGATGCAGGTGTCTCGTTAGGTGTGGTAATATCAGGTCTATTGATTTTGAAAACTGGTCTGCAATGGATTGACCCTATTATGAGTTTCATCATTATTCTGGTAATATTATGGGGTACATGGAGACTATTCACTGAATCAATTAGTCTTGCATTAGATGCCGTACCAAAGAATATAGATTTAGACGAAGTTAAAGCGTCCATACTTAATCATGATGAAGTTGAAGCCATACATGATTTGCACATTTGGGCAATGAGTACATCTGAAAATGCCCTGTCTGCTCACTTGATTGCACCTCATGCTAATCAAGATAAACTATTGAATGACATTCAAAATATAGTTTCAAAGCAATACAGTATAACGCATTTAACGATACAAATAGAAAAAGATAACTCACAATTAAATTGTAAGGAATGCTAAAATCAAAATACCACATATCAAAAATGGATTGTCCATCCGAAGAAAACATGATACGCATGAAGTTGGATGGATTGGTGGTAATCAAGAAACTAGAGTTTGATATTGAAAATCGAAACCTAACAGTCTATCATTCTGAGAATGATGATGAAATACTTTCTCGATTGGAAGCGTTAAACTTTGGAGCGAAACTATCGAATTCCGAAACTATTGAGGAAAGCGAATTAGCATTAGAAGATTCCAATGTGCAGTCAAAACTACTTTGGTCTGTGCTTATTATCAACTTCGTTTTCTTTATAATCGAAATGACAACTGGTGTTATTTCCAAATCAATGGGTTTGGTTGCAGATTCCTTGGATATGTTAGCTGATTCATTTGTTTATGGATTAAGCCTTTGGGCAGTTGGTTCAACTATCGTGAGAAAAAGGAAAGTGGCTCGTTGGAGTGGCTATTTTCAATTATCGCTTGCTCTTTTGGGTATTATAGAAGTTGTAAGAAGGTTCATAGGTTCTGAAGAAATGCCGGATTACCGAATAATGATAAGCGTTTCTATTTTTGCCCTTATTGCAAATGCCGCTTGCTTGGTCTTGCTTCAAAGGTCAAAAAGCAATGAAGCACACATGAAAGCAAGCATGATATTCACATCAAATGATGTAATAATAAATGGAGGAGTAATTCTTGCAGGGGTTTTGGTTTTACTTACCCAATCAAAATACCCTGACTTAATTATTGGGGCAATAGTTTTCTTGATAGTAGTAAAAGGAGCGTTTAGGATATTGAAATTGGGGAAATAACTGTATTTATATTTTCAATAGAAAATCGTTGTTGAATATTCTTTGATGCTAGATGGTTTAAACAAAAACTCCCGACTACATAAAGTAATCGGGAGTTTTTAAAATTAAAATACAATTAGCTCAAACGGCTATGAACCGTTAGCTTCATAGCTGTTTGGCTTATCTACTTCAGTTTTATTCAACAAATCAAGCACCTTCCTATTCAAATCATCAACCAATTCATTGTCATAATCAAAATAGGTATCGGTTACGGTTGAAGTTCCATGACCAAGAGCCTGTGCAATAAGAGGCTTACCTGCCCCAATTGGCTTTTTAGCAGCAGAACCAGCCCAAGAGTGGCGAGCATGATACATGATTAATTCAGGAACTCCCACCTTTTTACCGATTGGTTTTAAAGCTCTATTAATCGCCTGTTGCAATGTTTCCGAACCTTTATACCGTTCTTGGTATATTAGAAATTTTTCTCTTCCTTTCCTTCGTTCAAATATTTCCTTTGCTTCAGGTTCAACTTTGATAGAATAAGGTTTAGATGTTTTGTTCCGGTTATATTCGATTCTACCTTCTATAATTGAGGATATATCATAGATGTCGGAGTTATTCATCCCGATTAAGTAAAACGAAAGCATGAAGAAATCTTGTGCTAAAGCTTCAAGTTCGTTTTCCGGTTCAACATCACGAATAGCTCGGATGGTAGCAATAGGCAGTCTCAGATTACGAGCCTGTATTTTTTCTATCTTAAACTTTCTAAATGGATAGCTATTCTGAGGAACTAATTCATCAACATCAATTGCTTGATTAAAAACAATTTTAATAACGGACAAGGTTAAGCTTGTAGTTGATTGTGCAACTTCCGCCTGTCTCCATCTCTTAAATCGGCTTAACCATGCAGTTGTAATTTCATCAAAATATAGTTTATTCCCATCACCAACGTATCGTTTTACAGCCTTTAGTGCTGCGGTATAGGTGTGTTGAGTGTGAGGATTACTTAGGAATGAAATGTAATCACTAAAGTATTGCAGGAAATCAACCCTTTCACCATGTTCGGCATCTTGCTTAATTGCAGCACCTTTCTTATGGTCACCCTCAATGCTACCATAGTTCTTGATGAAATCCGAAATATCGGAAACCTTCATACTGTCAAGCTTCCTTGAGTTCTTCAAAAATTCAATACAGTTCCAAGCTTTACTTAGTTCATCATTGAGATAATTATTAATTAAACGAAGGTTGTCATGTTGGGGACAGCCCTTTTTTACTCTATCCTTGGCATCTTTATCCCAAAAATCAGAATCGACTGATTTATTCAATGATATTTCTGTGTTTTTACCTTTGTGAGAAAGACCAAGAACAATGGTATTTGTTTTATCCGCATTCTTCCCTCTTCGTAACATTAATTTTGCAGTTGCCATATTAATTCAATTTAAGTTTAACAATCATTTTAAATTTCAATGATTGAGTTAAAACTTGTCCTTGGTTTAATCACAAAAGTAATATTACAGGGCAAAAATTCAACGCATTTCTAACGCATTTTTATACTTCAAAAAG contains:
- a CDS encoding site-specific integrase — translated: MATAKLMLRRGKNADKTNTIVLGLSHKGKNTEISLNKSVDSDFWDKDAKDRVKKGCPQHDNLRLINNYLNDELSKAWNCIEFLKNSRKLDSMKVSDISDFIKNYGSIEGDHKKGAAIKQDAEHGERVDFLQYFSDYISFLSNPHTQHTYTAALKAVKRYVGDGNKLYFDEITTAWLSRFKRWRQAEVAQSTTSLTLSVIKIVFNQAIDVDELVPQNSYPFRKFKIEKIQARNLRLPIATIRAIRDVEPENELEALAQDFFMLSFYLIGMNNSDIYDISSIIEGRIEYNRNKTSKPYSIKVEPEAKEIFERRKGREKFLIYQERYKGSETLQQAINRALKPIGKKVGVPELIMYHARHSWAGSAAKKPIGAGKPLIAQALGHGTSTVTDTYFDYDNELVDDLNRKVLDLLNKTEVDKPNSYEANGS
- a CDS encoding CusA/CzcA family heavy metal efflux RND transporter, producing MINSIISFSIKNKALIWLMTIGLILGGIYSVNKVPLDALPDITNNQVLVITLAPNLGTEDIEQFVTYQVELAVANLPDVEEIRSVSRFGLSVVTIVFKESAGTYLPRQLVSEALAELKEKIPQGFGVPFMAPISSGLGEIYQYTLEVEPEFDTVYNDMELRTMQEWIVKRQMAMLPGVVEVNSFGGRGKQYEVAVNPDKLRSMNITISDIFDALEANNQNTGGAYIEKNFQANFIRGEGLMRSLDDIKNTLVTNIDGQPVFVRDVADVKYGSFVRYGAFTKNGKGEAVGGIVMMLKGENSNDVIESVKERIALIQKSLPEGVSIKPFLDRSKLIKSTTSTVAENLSLGALIVIFILVIFLGNIRGGLIVASTIPLALLFAFIMMNIFGVWANLMSLGAIDFGILVDGAVIIIESMIFYLHSKNYIGTKLDKTTRNELAFKASSKMMNSAFFGQLIILIVFIPVLALQGVEGKMFIPMAMTFGFAVLGVLVLCLTYIPMMAASFLQPPKNEKKSWGDKVVGKMESIYEPIITWALKRSRWVLSGALILLIAGGFLFSRMGAEFIPQLDEGDFAFQAFLKPGTSLTEVRKASTRLEQIVLENFPDEIESIQSRIGVADLPMDPMPIDIADIFVILTPQDQWTRAESKEELIDKVREKVSVLPGINFEFSQPIEMRFNELLTGIREDVAIKLYGDDLDILANKAEEISKMIAGIDGIAGVKAEATRGLPQITVRYNRNKMGRYGLNINELNTLIETAFSGGVAGVIYEGEKMYDLVVRLDEEHRTSIDDIRNLFVNLPDGNQVPIKEVAEISYQPGPMQISRDNTNRRTYVGINVEGRDIKSLVAEIQTTLDEKLELPSGYYIRYGGAFENLERASKRLGFVVPLALALIFMLVFFAVKSFKQTLMIYVAVPFAAVGGIFSLYLRDMPFSISAGVGFIVLFGVAVLNGLVLISGFNELKEEGKLHINDIIKKGALRRIRPIFLTASTDILGFIPMALSTSAGAEVQQPLATVVIGGMLTSTLLTLVVLPILYRLVHSGKLKIKIPTPNSAIIGVILIVGGLGFTGSVKAQNPSLTMQQVIDKAQESYPAIKAAQLDVEKQQALKATSYDFGITSIYTGKEEVGNNFSGVHNQIGIGQSDMDLFGIPAKNKLANARVQQAVSNQNLTSVSIERDVSITWYNAVYAKQQWLLYKQLDSLYANFQKAAELRYKTQQTSKIEYLSASAKYKELQISIKKAESNYMAALQILNQYILMQTPFDIDIKDADKHVFIAPSVTDSLSESPILDYYASGINVAESEWKTEKSNYLPKVDLEYKKQTVDGSTGFYGWQAGISVPLVFFSQNGKTKASRLNYQIAEQNYEQKLLELKAGYNQQISRYLTLKEVLDYYKNEALPLADEQISASNLAYRLGSIDYIQFIQNMETAINTKQEFLNQQVEYFELSAQLKFITGK
- a CDS encoding cation diffusion facilitator family transporter, whose protein sequence is MAHSHDHSHGHIPSSGSNHNKAFAIGIGLNIAFVVIESFYGIIANSSALLADAGHNASDVLSLIFAWFAIWLASKKPKGRYTYGFKKTTILISVLNAFLLFGAVIVIGWDAVDKLINPEPVAGTQVMIVAGIGVVINTITALMFLKGQKDDLNIKGAFLHMAADAGVSLGVVISGLLILKTGLQWIDPIMSFIIILVILWGTWRLFTESISLALDAVPKNIDLDEVKASILNHDEVEAIHDLHIWAMSTSENALSAHLIAPHANQDKLLNDIQNIVSKQYSITHLTIQIEKDNSQLNCKEC
- a CDS encoding isoprenylcysteine carboxylmethyltransferase family protein; its protein translation is MYLFIFYCVFLTALFIIPSYITFKRTGINPFQFSKEETAINYVGKAYKLISLVAFITICINAFMPNLMTYLLPIEYLQIKNLVWLGFALLHLSFIWIFIAQRNMANEWRIGIDNKNKVNLITKGLFSISRNPIFLGVILVFLGLFLIIPNTITAIILFTGILVIQVQVRLEEEFLSKELGEEYGLYMKKTKRWLI
- a CDS encoding cation transporter — translated: MLKSKYHISKMDCPSEENMIRMKLDGLVVIKKLEFDIENRNLTVYHSENDDEILSRLEALNFGAKLSNSETIEESELALEDSNVQSKLLWSVLIINFVFFIIEMTTGVISKSMGLVADSLDMLADSFVYGLSLWAVGSTIVRKRKVARWSGYFQLSLALLGIIEVVRRFIGSEEMPDYRIMISVSIFALIANAACLVLLQRSKSNEAHMKASMIFTSNDVIINGGVILAGVLVLLTQSKYPDLIIGAIVFLIVVKGAFRILKLGK
- a CDS encoding efflux RND transporter periplasmic adaptor subunit, which codes for MKSKIFIALLAIATLMSCNSEKKNNHDGEEKEEHGTEGVVILNKNQQEALKLKLGTIQMRNLTTVVKTNGQLEVPPSSSADVTAIIGGNVKAINVFHGDKVSKGQLLVVLEHPDYIALQEEFAEIASKLEFIEKEYARQKELFESNVGAGKDYQQTKSEYNTIKAKYAGLKSRLQLLNLSPDKVKEGTITNTINIYSPINGYVNEVNIKLGTYVDAKDKLFAISDNSEIHADFMVYEKDVHLVKEGQKVHFTVSNRPNEEFDATVFAIGKEFESSSRAVHIHAKIKQKVSGLIPGMYISGHLHTDETLTQTLPNDAIVTEGTKSFIFILDNEALEANEDEDHDEHEGHNHEAEEKSDEHTDKDEHAEHENDEVHNDNGELAFRMVEVITGLKDDGYTEIRLIDSLPENTQVVLNAAYYLLSDMGKEETEHDH
- a CDS encoding P-II family nitrogen regulator; the protein is MKEIKAFVKPFKVNEIAHQLIDAGFPNITISMAEGTGNFQGEDPGISTHFSISDSPIAKLELVCKDLDEAKIVAIISEHGKTGNSGDGLIYVSNVEQVYRVKTGVIAE
- a CDS encoding DUF302 domain-containing protein, yielding MSKIKIISLVIMLVSIHSLSAQGQENFYFSKTVEGSFKEVTTKTKAVLKEQGFGVITEIDMDVKLKEKLTDIEMKPYKILGVCNPSFAYKTMQIEENIGVFLPCKAIVKDMGDGKVEVVIVNPAALMGMLNKPELVIIANEVSDKFQAALEKL